A section of the Hemibagrus wyckioides isolate EC202008001 linkage group LG04, SWU_Hwy_1.0, whole genome shotgun sequence genome encodes:
- the depdc7a gene encoding DEP domain-containing protein 7 isoform X2: MAGKPFRATFIWSSIINNLQAQVEVKRRRHNLKSYHNCFLGSEAVDVVLAHIIQNKFCGDDEVPRFKAVRLCQALMDSRVFEAVDTKVFGKDKRHAKFEDSSCSLYRFLNTSASKSTIEHTYESPAINRTAPPKREEEQEYSNTSPVKTDKSLEDVLGNLYSNTTITPQLMNLGLSQELVDEVWQQQATLRLLQLIELPLLESLLEGKESPRPSLHGMDSDPDLLYTSNYVDREILKAFSEAHADAWLSAAVDCLEFLPDQLVVEVSRGLAKCPEDTAQYKRLLYSILIQHYGQTDYPPLFSNHVFDIHSGISELLVNGKQEQALEALQLCLKLQDSRSREELRRLLRFMAFAAQPNEIKLHKEIENRMAVKRAFSSAIVYSARLAKGKVDLLVLFMIDNHLDLFKIPVSLHKLVSDKLASIIRGKDPDVVPGPSYCKRLTRTTYMQTVQTTTKEELIALLRTIHENPKLSVKEKRRLLGQFYRGHPEIFVQYFGNQISSAYL; encoded by the exons ATGGCCGGGAAGCCGTTCCGCGCCACCTTTATCTGGAGCAGCATCATTAACAACCTGCAGGCGCAGGTGGAGGTCAAGAGACGACGCCATAACTTGAAATCCTACCACAACTGCTTCCTGGGCTCTGAGGCTGTGGATGTGGTGTTGGCTCACATCATCCAGAACAAGTTCTGTGGCGACGATGAGGTGCCTCGTTTCAAGGCAGTGCGCCTGTGTCAGGCGCTCATGGACTCACGGGTGTTCGAGGCGGTGGATACTAAGGTGTTCGGGAAAGACAAGAGGCACGCTAAGTTTGAGGACAGCAGCTGTAGTTTGTACAGGTTTCTGAATACGAGTGCTAGCAAGAGTACGATCGAACACACGTATGAATCGCCGGCCATCAACAGGACCGCTCCACCGAAAAG GGAAGAGGAACAGGAGTATTCAAACACCTCGCCGGTCAAAACAGATAAATCTCTGGAGGACGTTTTAGGGAACCTGTACTCAAACACTACCATCACACCCCAGCTGATGAACCTGGGTCTGTCGCAGGAGT TGGTGGATGAGGTCTGGCAGCAGCAGGCAACACTGAGATTACTGCAGCTGATCGAGTTGCCTTTACTAGAGAGTCTTCTTGAAGGAAAGGAGAGTCCCCGTCCATCACTGCACGGTATGGACAGCGACCCAGATCTTCTCTACACCAGCAACTATGTGGACCGAGAAATCCTCAAAGCCTTCAGTGAAGCTCA TGCCGATGCCTGGCTCTCAGCAGCTGTGGACTGTCTGGAGTTCCTCCCCGATCAGTTGGTAGTCGAGGTGAGCCGAGGGCTTGCTAAATGTCCAGAGGATACAGCACAATATAAACGTCTCCTCTATAGCATTCTCATCCAACACTATGGCCAGACGGACTACCCTCCACTGTTTAGCAACCACGTCTTCGATATACACAGCGGCATCTCAGAACTGTTAG ttaatGGGAAGCAGGAGCAGGCTCTGGAGGCCCTGCAGCTCTGTCTAAAGCTCCAGGACTCCCGGAGCAGAGAGGAACTCCGCAGACTCCTCCGCTTCATGGCTTTCGCTGCACAGCCAAATGAAATCAAGCTGCACAAAGAG ATCGAGAACAGGATGGCGGTGAAGAGAGCGTTCTCCAGTGCTATCGTGTACAGTGCCAGGCTCGCCAAGGGGAAGGTGGATCTTCTGGTGCTTTTCATGATAGACAACCACTTGGATCTTTTCAAG ATTCCTGTATCATTACACAAGCTTGTTAGTGATAAACTCGCCAGCATCATCAGGGGCAAAGATCCTGACGTCGTTCCAG GTCCATCTTACTGTAAACGTCTTACGAGGACCACTTACATGCAGACGGTACAGACAACCACTAAAGAGGAGCTGATCGCTTTACTCCGCACCATTCACGAGAACCCCAAACTTTCCGTAAAAGAGAAGCGGCGACTGCTCGGGCAGTTCTACAGAGGTCATCCCGAGATATTCGTGCAGTATTTCGGCAACCAGATATCCAGTGCTTATCTGTAA
- the depdc7a gene encoding DEP domain-containing protein 7 isoform X1 translates to MICSEGLILHSLNADFICCLMMAGKPFRATFIWSSIINNLQAQVEVKRRRHNLKSYHNCFLGSEAVDVVLAHIIQNKFCGDDEVPRFKAVRLCQALMDSRVFEAVDTKVFGKDKRHAKFEDSSCSLYRFLNTSASKSTIEHTYESPAINRTAPPKREEEQEYSNTSPVKTDKSLEDVLGNLYSNTTITPQLMNLGLSQELVDEVWQQQATLRLLQLIELPLLESLLEGKESPRPSLHGMDSDPDLLYTSNYVDREILKAFSEAHADAWLSAAVDCLEFLPDQLVVEVSRGLAKCPEDTAQYKRLLYSILIQHYGQTDYPPLFSNHVFDIHSGISELLVNGKQEQALEALQLCLKLQDSRSREELRRLLRFMAFAAQPNEIKLHKEIENRMAVKRAFSSAIVYSARLAKGKVDLLVLFMIDNHLDLFKIPVSLHKLVSDKLASIIRGKDPDVVPGPSYCKRLTRTTYMQTVQTTTKEELIALLRTIHENPKLSVKEKRRLLGQFYRGHPEIFVQYFGNQISSAYL, encoded by the exons ATGGCCGGGAAGCCGTTCCGCGCCACCTTTATCTGGAGCAGCATCATTAACAACCTGCAGGCGCAGGTGGAGGTCAAGAGACGACGCCATAACTTGAAATCCTACCACAACTGCTTCCTGGGCTCTGAGGCTGTGGATGTGGTGTTGGCTCACATCATCCAGAACAAGTTCTGTGGCGACGATGAGGTGCCTCGTTTCAAGGCAGTGCGCCTGTGTCAGGCGCTCATGGACTCACGGGTGTTCGAGGCGGTGGATACTAAGGTGTTCGGGAAAGACAAGAGGCACGCTAAGTTTGAGGACAGCAGCTGTAGTTTGTACAGGTTTCTGAATACGAGTGCTAGCAAGAGTACGATCGAACACACGTATGAATCGCCGGCCATCAACAGGACCGCTCCACCGAAAAG GGAAGAGGAACAGGAGTATTCAAACACCTCGCCGGTCAAAACAGATAAATCTCTGGAGGACGTTTTAGGGAACCTGTACTCAAACACTACCATCACACCCCAGCTGATGAACCTGGGTCTGTCGCAGGAGT TGGTGGATGAGGTCTGGCAGCAGCAGGCAACACTGAGATTACTGCAGCTGATCGAGTTGCCTTTACTAGAGAGTCTTCTTGAAGGAAAGGAGAGTCCCCGTCCATCACTGCACGGTATGGACAGCGACCCAGATCTTCTCTACACCAGCAACTATGTGGACCGAGAAATCCTCAAAGCCTTCAGTGAAGCTCA TGCCGATGCCTGGCTCTCAGCAGCTGTGGACTGTCTGGAGTTCCTCCCCGATCAGTTGGTAGTCGAGGTGAGCCGAGGGCTTGCTAAATGTCCAGAGGATACAGCACAATATAAACGTCTCCTCTATAGCATTCTCATCCAACACTATGGCCAGACGGACTACCCTCCACTGTTTAGCAACCACGTCTTCGATATACACAGCGGCATCTCAGAACTGTTAG ttaatGGGAAGCAGGAGCAGGCTCTGGAGGCCCTGCAGCTCTGTCTAAAGCTCCAGGACTCCCGGAGCAGAGAGGAACTCCGCAGACTCCTCCGCTTCATGGCTTTCGCTGCACAGCCAAATGAAATCAAGCTGCACAAAGAG ATCGAGAACAGGATGGCGGTGAAGAGAGCGTTCTCCAGTGCTATCGTGTACAGTGCCAGGCTCGCCAAGGGGAAGGTGGATCTTCTGGTGCTTTTCATGATAGACAACCACTTGGATCTTTTCAAG ATTCCTGTATCATTACACAAGCTTGTTAGTGATAAACTCGCCAGCATCATCAGGGGCAAAGATCCTGACGTCGTTCCAG GTCCATCTTACTGTAAACGTCTTACGAGGACCACTTACATGCAGACGGTACAGACAACCACTAAAGAGGAGCTGATCGCTTTACTCCGCACCATTCACGAGAACCCCAAACTTTCCGTAAAAGAGAAGCGGCGACTGCTCGGGCAGTTCTACAGAGGTCATCCCGAGATATTCGTGCAGTATTTCGGCAACCAGATATCCAGTGCTTATCTGTAA